In a genomic window of Apium graveolens cultivar Ventura unplaced genomic scaffold, ASM990537v1 ctg5743, whole genome shotgun sequence:
- the LOC141702796 gene encoding GCN5-related N-acetyltransferase 7, chloroplastic — protein sequence MAVQLCCSPQPQPQPPFNLCFSATQYPLFVNSPQSQRRLYSQRGLLMIRASQLQTLKIEKSSLNICEAVSDSQLWAASALRVRSFYDFKPNSFAIQDHKKYLAEREFEALKERIAGKRLGFKRVSCIIATLPVSQISSISEDLSTACKISPCDEDRVVVASLDLNQCIRLPDELTGMKPEGAKADHARAYISNVCVAEELYRNGLGYSLVTESKRVAEDWGISDLYVHVAFDNEAAKNLYIKTGFVHENDEPAWQARFLDRPRRILLWSDLSKDYV from the exons ATGGCGGTCCAGCTTTGTTGTTCACCCCAACCCCAACCCCAACCCCCCTTCAACTTGTGTTTCTCTGCCACTCAATACCCACTATTCGTTAACTCCCCCCAAAGTCAACGGCGGCTGTATAGTCAACGGGGTTTGTTGATGATAAGAGCATCTCAGCTTCAAACGTTGAAAATAGAGAAATCTAGTTTGAACATTTGTGAAGCAGTGTCTGATTCTCAACTATGGGCTGCCTCTGCTCTTCGTGTTCGCTCCTTCTACGATTTCAAACCCAACTCTTTTGCCATCCAA GATCATAAAAAGTACTTGGCTGAACGTGAGTTTGAAGCACTGAAGGAGAGAATTGCTGGGAAAAGACTTGGTTTTAAAAGAGTTTCATGCATTATTGCTACACTTCCGGTGTCACAAATCTCAAGTATTTCAGAGGATCTAAGCACTGCATGTAAG ATTTCACCTTGTGACGAAGATCGTGTAGTTGTTGCGTCCCTGGATCTCAACCAGTGTATTAGGCTTCCAGATGAGCTTACAGGAATGAAGCCTGAG GGAGCTAAAGCTGATCATGCAAGGGCCTACATTAGTAATGTATGTGTTGCCGAGGAACTGTACCGAAATGGGTTGGGCTACTCACTTGTTACCGAGTCAAAGAGGGTAGCTGAAGATTGGG GAATAAGTGATTTATATGTTCATGTTGCTTTTGACAATGAGGCAGCAAAAAATTTGTACATCAAAACTGGATTTGTACATGAGAATGATGAACCTGCATGGCAAGCCCGGTTTTTGGATCGCCCTCGAAGAATCCTCCTGTGGTCTGATCTTTCTAAAGACTACGTGTAG
- the LOC141702795 gene encoding uncharacterized protein LOC141702795 translates to MMNENNLISSSPQIVNKIKMKRKAEEKLQKIIKSVTSYLKSDSYMYSCLLSHKFSHFFSTATVTVLRGRMRTERAKTKAKFVHKIIDYLKSDCYMYAPLVACSASLQETTAAAPLHIPRRFKQLGKRRYGKKSSPTSTLVRSTLAFQKCLINPVGRSSSPSGGSSRGLKIRKNSTPWTGEELVKIIKDGV, encoded by the exons ATGATGAATGAAAATAATTTGATCTCTTCTTCCCCGCAAATTGTtaacaaaataaaaatgaaaaggAAGGCCGAAGAAAAACTACAGAAGATTATTAAGAGTGTTACAAGCTATCTCAAATCAGATTCTTACATGTACTCTTGTTTGCTTTCCCACAAATTTTCCCATTTCTTCTCAACAGCAACCGTCACAGTACTCAGAG GAAGGATGAGAACAGAAAGAGCTAAGACGAAAGCCAAATTTGTGCATAAGATTATAGATTATTTGAAATCAGATTGTTACATGTATGCGCCACTGGTTGCTTGTTCAGCATCTCTTCAAG AGACAACTGCAGCTGCTCCTTTACATATCCCTCGACGTTTTAAGCAACTAGGAAAGCGACGTTATGGGAAAAAATCTTCTCCAACAAGTACTCTGGTCAGAAGCACTCTAGCCTTCCAAAAGTGCCTTATCAACCCAGTAGGTCGCTCTTCATCACCCTCAG GTGGGTCATCTAGAGGATTAAAAATACGGAAGAATAGCACCCCTTGGACTGGAGAGGAGCTTGTGAAGATTATCAAAGATGGGGTATAG
- the LOC141702793 gene encoding very-long-chain aldehyde decarbonylase CER3-like has protein sequence MLTLSSAWRWEHLGSLKYLLFAPFLVKGLFSSLEDDGMDWCTHILIICALRATTYSFWTSYCNMYFLNRNRRIIQQGVDFKQIDKEWHWDNFIILQGMIASLGLYIFPVLRELLPVWNTRGFIAIIILHILGSEPLYYWAHRCFHGDYLFSKYHSFHHSSPIPQPFTAASATSLEQLLLTAVMAIPILGSILIGYGSISMIYVYVLSFDFLRCLGHCNVELIPHQIFDIFPVFKYLLHTPTYHSIHHTEMDSNYCLFMPLYDALGNTLNNKSWELHRIMSINSGKNKCVPNFVFLAHVVDITSSTHVQFIFRSVASMPYDTRVFMLPLWPVAFVVMLLMWAKSKVFLLSFYNLRGKLHQTWVVPRFGFQYFLPFAKRGINKQIEDAILRADRLGVKVISLAALNKNEALNGGGLLFVNKYPNLKVRVVHGNTLTAAVTLNEINEDVAEVFLTGATSKLGRAIALYLCRRKIRVLMLTSSADRFQKIQKEAPADCQKYLVLVTKYQAAKHCKTWIVGKWITAKEQNWAPPGTHFHQFVVPPIFTFRKDCTYGDLAAMRLPTDVEGLGCCEYTMDRGVVHACHAGGAVHHLEGWTHHEVGALQVDRIDIVWEAALKHGFRPVSDKNNISRKQNLNVNNNNI, from the exons ATGCTTACACTTTCCTCAGCTTGGAGATGGGAACACTTGGGTTCCTTGAAG TATCTGCTATTTGCACCTTTCCTCGTAAAAGGTCTATTTTCAAGTTTGGAAGATGATGGCATGGACTGGTGCACCCATATTCTCATCATATGTGCTCTAAGGGCGACCACGTATTCATTCTGGACCTCTTACTGTAATATGTATTTCCTTAACAGAAACCGTCGCATCATTCAACAAGGTGTCGACTTCAAGCAGATCGACAAAGAATGGCATTG GGATAACTTCATAATTCTTCAAGGCATGATTGCATCTTTGGGGTTGTACATTTTCCCGGTGCTAAGAGAGCTTCTTCCAGTGTGGAACACTAGAGGTTTCATTGCTATTATAATACTTCACATATTAGGTTCAGAGCCTCTCTACTACTGGGCGCATAGATGTTTCCATGGAGACTACCTTTTCAGCAAATATCATTCGTTCCACCATTCTTCCCCAATACCCCAACCATTTACTG CTGCTAGTGCAACCTCTTTGGAGCAACTTCTGTTGACTGCAGTTATGGCGATCCCTATACTAGGGTCAATTTTGATTGGTTATGGATCAATTAGCATGATATATGTTTATGTATTGAGCTTTGATTTCCTGAGATGTTTGGGACACTGCAATGTTGAACTTATTCCTCACCAGATCTTTGACATCTTTCCAGTCTTCAAGTACCTTCTCCATACTCCAAC ATATCACAGCATACACCACACAGAAATGGATAGCAATTATTGCCTCTTTATGCCTCTATATGATGCACTGGGCAATACCTTAAATAACAAGTCATGGGAACTGCATAGGATTATGAGCATAAATTCAG GTAAAAATAAATGTGTGCCAAATTTTGTGTTCCTCGCTCATGTTGTGGACATAACATCTTCCACACATGTGCAATTCATCTTCCGATCCGTGGCATCTATGCCTTACGACACCAGAGTTTTCATGTTGCCCTTGTGGCCAGTAGCATTTGTTGTAATGCTACTGATGTGGGCAAAATCCAAAGTTTTCTTGCTCTCGTTTTACAATCTCAGAGGCAAGTTGCACCAAACGTGGGTAGTTCCTCGGTTTGGCTTTCAG TATTTCTTGCCATTTGCTAAAAGAGGCATCAATAAGCAGATAGAGGATGCCATTCTCAGGGCTGATCGGCTGGGTGTTAAAGTAATTAGCCTTGCTGCTTTGAATAAG AATGAAGCTCTAAATGGTGGTGGTTTGCTCTTTGTGAACAAGTACCCTAATCTCAAAGTTAGAGTGGTTCATGGAAATACCTTGACAGCTGCAGTGACTCTTAATGAGATCAATGAGGATGTGGCAGAAGTATTCTTGACCGGAGCAACTTCTAAGCTTGGAAGAGCCATTGCCCTTTACCTATGTAGACGAAAAATACGGGTTCTT ATGCTAACCTCATCAGCTGATAGATTTCAAAAGATACAAAAAGAAGCCCCTGCCGATTGTCAGAAGTACTTGGTCCTGGTGACCAAGTACCAAGCAGCCAAACACTGCAAG ACATGGATTGTTGGGAAGTGGATCACTGCAAAAGAACAAAATTGGGCACCCCCCGGAACACATTTTCATCAGTTCGTAGTGCCACCAATATTCACATTCCGAAAAGACTGTACATATGGTGATCTTGCAGCCATGAGACTACCTACAGATGTCGAAGGCCTTGGATGTTGCGAG TATACAATGGACAGAGGAGTGGTCCATGCTTGCCATGCAGGTGGTGCAGTTCACCACTTAGAAGGCTGGACTCACCATGAAGTTGGAGCTCTCCAAGTCGACAGAATTGACATTGTTTGGGAAGCTGCATTAAAGCATGGCTTCAGGCCAGTTTCTGACAAAAATAATATTTCCAGGAAACAAAACTTAAATGTGAATAATAATAACATATAA